From a single Erpetoichthys calabaricus chromosome 1, fErpCal1.3, whole genome shotgun sequence genomic region:
- the znhit2 gene encoding zinc finger HIT domain-containing protein 2, whose product MAEDQADHLAGASTTLDGVPGLKDILIPSRVQSTDQEFLITPSNEADTSSLCGLCISNPGHYTCPRCNIRFCSLQCYRGDNHGACSEEFYKESIFEHLKLEQASEEGKRRMEEILLRTHQMENSEELEQFEDGLETEGLSERLAGLDLDNVSEDEIWDHLSEGDKRKFNDLLSNGKIGIMVKQWVPWWEKHETRLVEEVEVNMEAEDIKLIGLSKNEACLSKQNEKSEPEITEMTANLTNSKKTSIPPIYTNIPPLNALNRSPSHLVRYNLVNALYSYTFCLQLYNGDISEDFIKLEFTQALLNISQALGSARVFGSVEEALHAGVDSVRTGPLYDKDDPLAALRAVLAVAHVLVGESRSQVSRYTLASLSQMRKVLGYVRKTDPQLSEEEKKKYFRTQKKIEFLMAWVCDNENLLITLALKVQSKYKTFMHEQIEIKAGELKLEKIQGQRTLSNKAVLIEELN is encoded by the coding sequence ATGGCTGAAGATCAAGCAGATCATTTAGCAGGAGCAAGCACAACACTAGATGGAGTTCCTGGCCTTAAAGACATTCTCATTCCCAGTAGAGTACAGTCGACTGATCAAGAGTTCCTTATAACGCCTTCAAATGAGGCTGACACATCTAGTCTTTGTGGATTGTGCATCTCTAATCCTGGACATTACACCTGCCCACGTTGCAATATTCGTTTCTGTTCTTTACAGTGTTATCGTGGGGATAACCATGGAGCATGTTCTGAAGAGTTCTATAAAGAGTCTATCTTTGAGCACTTGAAATTGGAACAAGCAAGTGAGGAAGGAAAGCGACGGATGGAGGAAATCCTTTTGCGAACACATCAGATGGAAAATAGTGAAGAATTAGAACAGTTTGAAGATGGCTTGGAGACAGAAGGGTTGTCAGAGAGGCTGGCAGGGTTAGACTTGGATAATGTGTCAGAAGATGAGATTTGGGATCATCTTAGTGAAGGAGATAAGAGAAAGTTTAATGATCTTCTAAGTAATGGAAAAATAGGAATAATGGTGAAGCAGTGGGTACCATGGTGGGAAAAGCACGAGACAAGATTAGTGGAAGAAGTAGAGGTAAACATGGAAGCAGAAGACATAAAACTGATTGGTCTTTCTAAGAATGAAGCCTGTTTatcaaagcaaaatgaaaaaagtgagcCTGAAATTACAGAAATGACAGCTAACTTAACAAATAGCAAGAAAACCTCTATCCCACCCATATACACTAATATCCCTCCTCTCAACGCATTGAATCGTAGCCCATCTCATCTTGTCAGGTACAACCTTGTCAATGCTTTGTATTCTTACACATTTTGTTTGCAGCTTTACAATGGGGACATATCGGAGGACTTCATAAAGCTGGAGTTCACCCAGGCTTTACTGAACATTTCACAAGCCCTGGGCTCAGCCAGGGTCTTTGGCTCTGTAGAAGAAGCCCTGCATGCAGGTGTAGATTCAGTACGGACTGGTCCTCTGTATGACAAGGATGATCCCCTGGCTGCTCTACGTGCCGTATTAGCTGTAGCCCATGTACTTGTGGGAGAAAGTCGATCCCAGGTTAGCAGGTACACGCTGGCTTCTCTGTCACAGATGCGAAAAGTCTTGGGTTATGTGCGGAAAACAGACCCACAATTATcggaggaggaaaagaaaaaatatttcaggaCCCAGAAAAAGATAGAATTTTTGATGGCCTGGGTGTGTGATAATGAGAATTTGTTAATCACTCTTGCCCTCAAGGTGCAGTCAAAGTACAAGACCTTCATGCATGAGCAAATTGAAATTAAAGCTGGTGAACTGAAACTGGAAAAGATCCAGGGACAACGGACATTATCCAACAAAGCAGTTCTCATTGAGGAGCTCAACTGA